Proteins from one Malassezia vespertilionis chromosome 2, complete sequence genomic window:
- the HOM3 gene encoding aspartate kinase (EggNog:ENOG503NU38; COG:E), with protein MSEGRPWLVQKYGGTSVGKFLPSIVEAITPSYLLTNRLAIVCSARSGKTKALGTTNLLLQAAAEAVTVSPGVSASGTPMSGSFSGSSFGASISSQLARSEVHACLFQSTVDAIQSDHLAAAQAAVPENKPLREQLERDIMEECDRLRDLLQAACILHEVSPRSRDMIMGIGERLSCRIVTASLQNKGIEADLITLDTVVDEIGEDIAALSASQVDDAGYLDQAFYDKLSHTLGEQIRACKGVAVVTGYFGNVPGSLLSQVGRGYTDLCAALCAVGVRAAELQIWKEVDGVFTADPRKVPTARLVPKITPEEAAELTYYGSEVIHPFTMEQAIKKLVPIRIKNVENPAGCGTVIFPETKNSVLEDPFVDGHVEQPEPPYSGANTPNGMPASLTPFAEPPCLPKLPTAVTIKDNVIVLNVHSNRKTISHGFFARIFGTLDRYGVVVDLISTSEVHVSLAMTAEIRPRTLQRLTAELEHVGAVSVLRSMAILSLVGKEMRHMVGVAGRMFSTLGEGNVNIEMISQGANEINISCVIHERAALKALNLIHYSILELSPKPTNMEGGSFGRSFF; from the coding sequence ATGAGCGAAGGGAGGCCTTGGTTGGTGCAAAAGTATGGTGGGACAAGTGTGGGCAAGTTTTTGCCCTCGATTGTTGAAGCAATCACGCCGTCCTACCTCCTGACGAATCGGCTTGCGATcgtgtgctcggcgcggtcCGGAAAAACCAAGGCGCTGGGTACGACGAATTTGTTGCTCCAGGCGGCCGCTGAAGCGGTGACTGTGTCGCCGGGTGTGAGCGCGTCTGGGACACCCATGTCGGGGTCGTTTAGTGGTTCGTCGTTTGGTGCGTCGATATCttcgcagcttgcgcgctcgGAAGTACACGCGTGTCTTTTCCAGTCCACCGTCGACGCCATTCAAAGCGACCATCTcgcggcggcacaagcggcgGTGCCAGAGAACAAGCCATTACGTGAGCAACTCGAGCGCGATATTATGGAGGAGTGCGACCGACTCCGCGATCTGCTGCAGGCTGCGTGCATCCTGCACGAGGTGTCACCTCGTTCGCGCGATATGATTATGGGGATTGGCGAGCGACTCTCTTGCCGTATTGTTACTGCGTCTTTGCAGAACAAAGGCATAGAGGCAGATCTTATTACGCTAGATACTGTCGTGGACGAGATTGGCGAGGATATTGCTGCACTCAGCGCATCACAGGTGGACGACGCCGGCTACTTGGACCAGGCCTTTTACGACAAACTCTCGCACACGCTGGGCGAGCAgatccgcgcgtgcaaaggcGTTGCCGTGGTGACGGGCTACTTTGGCAATGTTCCTGGCTCGCTTCTGAGCCAGGTGGGCCGTGGGTACACTGATTTgtgtgccgcgctgtgcgccgtggGTGTTCGTGCTGCGGAGCTGCAAATCTGGAAAGAGGTGGACGGCGTATTTACCGCAGACCCTCGTAAAGTCCCTActgcgcggctcgtgcCGAAAATTACCCCTGAAGAAGCTGCGGAGCTGACTTACTACGGCAGCGAGGTGATTCACCCCTTCACCATGGAGCAAGCGATCAAAAAATTGGTCCCCATTCGGATCAAAAACGTGGAGAATCCTGCAGGGTGCGGCACAGTGATTTTTCCCGAGACAAAAAACAGCGTGCTCGAGGATCCGTTTGTGGACGGGCATGTCGAGCAGCCCGAGCCGCCGTATTCGGGCGCGAATACGCCGAATGGCATGCCCGCGAGCCTGACACCGTTTGCAGAACCGCCGTGCTTGCCCAAGCTGCCCACGGCAGTGACAATCAAAGACAATGTAATCGTGCTCAACGTGCATAGCAACCGCAAGACGATCTCGCACGGTTTCTTTGCGCGTATTTTCGGCACGCTGGACCGCTACGGCGTGGTCGTCGATCTCATCTCGACGTCAGAAGTGCACGTATCCTTGGCCATGACCGCGGAAATTCgaccgcgcacgctgcagcgtctcACGGCGGAGCTCGAACATGTCGGCGCGGTGagtgtgctgcgcagcatggctATCCTGAGTTTGGTCGGAAAGGAAATGCGGCACATGGTCGGCGTTGCAGGACGCATGTTTAGCACGCTGGGTGAAGGCAACGTGAACATTGAAATGATCAGCCAGGGCGCAAACGAGATCAACATATCCTGTGTGATCcacgagcgcgcggcgctcaagGCGCTCAACCTGATCCACTATTCCATTCTCGAGCTCTCCCCCAAGCCAACCAACATGGAGGGCGGCTCTTTCGGACGCTCATTTTTCTAG
- the CSE1 gene encoding importin-alpha export receptor (EggNog:ENOG503NVXH; BUSCO:EOG09260OQ8; COG:U; COG:Y): MDTQLASLATLFQQTLDPSQRKGAEEQLKQLQSQPRFAFVLLALVQSEAASTAIRLAAAIQFKNLCKTRWDVDSETEDPVVGAIGDEEKQLIRTELIPVLRSLANTPTPSQAILAQMNESIALVSQSDFPHPWSNLIDELVQSLNSDNYHVLLSVLSTSHAIFRRWRSMFRSDALYTEINLVLSKFATPLLELLERVYGMIVNLATPAQNVPPLASCLVLLLQLFYDLSAQDLPPQFEDALPALSPMFTGLLSFSRPELVGDVDDMAPSPLDKIRSSVCEIFELYAKRYLDALPQLPQYVQAVWDMLGTYGPLEKYDVLVSKAILFLAVVVRMGSQRQLFEAESTLEQFCSKIIMPNIELRDVDEEMFEDNPVEYIRRDLETSVEVDTRRRAAYEFVRALLEQFSEQTTAIASRYIREYLDLFRKDPGVNWRRKDAAIYLLTCIAAQGSTAQHGVSSTNNLVDVVQFFSDHILEDLQPENAAANSHPILQVDAIKYLYTFRNQLTKDQLLSVLPLLVHHLASTNYVTCTYAAVSIERILFIKHNGQFMFSAADIARSSEAILAALFAAIQRNETPEKVAENDHLMKCIMRVLLTLRQSVEGHAEMTLAHLITILGITAKNPSNPRFTQFLFESISALIRYAGSGSLVQASKMEQGLFPSFTEILQADVVEYIPYVFQILAQLLEVHVVQSMERTLPEAYANLLPPLLTPTLWEQKGNVPALVRLLKAYLHQAPSAVVQHVEAFLGVYQKLISSRLNDVFGFELLLSLIRNIPANVLAQYQQPILTLMLMRLQSSKTDKFSQHFVIFFAVYCSVLQPSYPEQVVQAFEAVQQGLFMQIVQNVVVPDLAKLQAKQRFGVAAGLIRLLTSSPSMLASCAPVWPILLGSVLRLMMQTENARATPEEDEGIAELDEQGFQASFSQLAAAKPSVRMESDATDWAGTDLGAYLARQLYAASQQHPGVLGPLIASIPADVHAVLDETLQKHSVQIV, translated from the coding sequence ATGGACACGCAgcttgcatcgcttgcTACGCTCTTTCAGCAGACGCTCGATCCGTCTCAGCGTAAGGGTGCGGAGGAGCAGCTGAAGCAGCTGCAGTCACAGCCGCGGTTTGCCTTTGtgctcctcgcgctggtCCAGTCGGAAGCAGCCTCGACCGCGATCCGACTGGCGGCCGCGATTCAGTTCAAGAACCTTTGCAAGACCCGTTGGGACGTAGATAGCGAGACGGAGGATCCAGTTGTGGGTGCAATCGGGGACGAAGAAAAGCAGCTGATCCGTACCGAGCTTATCCCCGTCCTGCGAAGCCTTGCAAATACACCGACTCCGTCGCAGGCCATCCTCGCACAGATGAACGAGAGCATTGCGCTGGTGTCGCAGAGTGATTTTCCTCATCCGTGGAGTAACCTGATTGATGAGCTAGTGCAGAGCCTGAACAGCGACAACTACCATGTGCTGCTCTCTGTCCTCTCTACCTCTCACGCCATCTTTCGGCGCTGGCGGTCCATGTTCCGCTCCGACGCGCTGTATACCGAGATCAACCTCGTGCTCAGCAAGTTTGCAACGCCGCTACTCGAGCTTCTGGAGCGCGTATACGGGATGATTGTGAACCTTGCGACGCCCGCGCAAAacgtgccgccgctggcatCGTGCCTCGTCCTCTTGCTGCAGCTGTTTTACGATCTCTCTGCGCAGGACCTCCCGCCGCAGTTTGAGGATGCGCTTCCTGCACTTTCACCCATGTTTACCGGTCTGCTGTCGTTTTCACGGCCCGAGCTGGTGGGCGACGTGGATGACATGGCGCCCAGTCCCCTGGACAAGAttcgcagcagcgtgtgtGAGATTTTCGAGCTGTATGCAAAGCGCTACTTGGACGCATTGCCTCAGCTTCCGCAGTACGTGCAGGCTGTATGGGATATGCTCGGCACCTATGGCCCTTTAGAAAAGTACGACGTGCTTGTCTCCAAAGCAATTCTTTTCCtcgccgtcgtcgtccgCATGGgcagccagcgccagctGTTCGAGGCCGAGTCCACACTCGAGCAGTTTTGCTCCAAAATTATCATGCCCAACATCGAGCTGCGTGATGTGGATGAGGAGATGTTTGAAGACAACCCTGTCGAGTATATACGCCGCGACTTGGAGACCAGCGTCGAAGTCGatacgcgccgccgcgccgcctaCGAATTTGTGCGCGCACTCCTGGAGCAGTTTTCCGAGCAGACCACCGCTATTGCTTCGCGCTATATCCGCGAGTACCTCGACCTCTTCCGCAAGGACCCCGGCGTAAActggcggcgcaaggatgCTGCGATTTACCTGCTTACATGCATTGCCGCCCAAGGCTCcacagcgcagcacggcgttTCTTCCACCAACAATTTGGTAGACGTGGTCCAGTTCTTCTCCGATCACATTCTGGAGGACTTGCAGCCAGAGAATGCCGCTGCAAACAGCCACCCGATCCTCCAGGTGGACGCAATCAAGTATCTTTACACATTCCGGAACCAGCTCACCAAGGACCAGCTGCTGTCTGTGCTTCCTCTCTTGGTGCACCATTTGGCGTCGACCAACTATGTGACATGTACTTATGCAGCCGTGAGCATCGAGAGGATCCTATTTATCAAGCACAATGGCCAGTTTATGTTTTCTGCTGCAGACATTGCGCGGTCCAGTGAAGCGATTTTGGCCGCGCTTTTTGCCGCGATTCAGCGCAACGAGACGCCAGAAAAGGTGGCCGAGAACGACCACCTGATGAAGTGTATCATGCGCGTTCTTctcacgctgcgccagtCGGTCGAAGGCCATGCAGAAATgacgctcgcgcacctcaTCACCATCCTCGGCATCACGGCCAAGAATCCCAGCAACCCGCGTTTCACCCAGTTTTTGTTCGAGTCTATCTCTGCGCTCATCCGCTACGCAGGCAGTGGATCGCTAGTACAGGCGTCAAAAATGGAACAGGGTCTCTTTCCGTCGTTTACAGAGATCCTGCAGGCAGACGTTGTGGAATATATCCCCTACGTGTTCCAaatcctcgcgcagctcctcgaggtGCACGTTGTCCAGAGCATGGAACGCACGCTTCCAGAGGCGTATGCAAACCTCCTCCCGCCACTGCTCACGCCTACGCTGTGGGAGCAAAAGGGCAATGTGCCTGCGTTGGTGCGCCTGCTCAAGGCTTACCTGCACCAGGCTCCAAGCGCAGTTGTCCAGCATGTCGAGGCCTTTCTGGGTGTCTACCAAAAGCTGATCTCGAGCCGCCTAAACGATGTGTTTGGCTTTGAGCTGCTCCTCTCGCTCATCCGCAACATTCCTGCAAATGTCTTGGCACAGTACCAGCAGCCGATTCTTACCCTCATGCTCATGCGGCTCCAATCGAGCAAGACGGACAAGTTTTCGCAGCATTTTGTCATTTTCTTTGCCGTGTactgcagcgtgctgcagcCATCGTACCCTGAGCAGGTGGTTCAAGCGTTTGAGGCCGTGCAGCAGGGACTGTTTATGCAGATTGTGCAGAACGTCGTCGTGCCCGACTTGGCCAAGCTCCAGGCGAAGCAGCGGTTTGGCGTCGCTGCGGGGCTGATCCGGCTCCTCACGTCGAGCCCGTCGATGCTTGCTTCGTGCGCGCCGGTGTGGCCAATCTTGCTGGGCAGCGTTTTGCGTCTGATGATGCAGACGGAAAATGCGCGTGCAACGCCGGAAGAAGACGAGGGAATTGCAGAGCTCGACGAGCAGGGATTTCAAGCTAGTTTCTCGCAGCTTGCTGCGGCAAAGCCGAGTGTGCGCATGGAGTCGGACGCGACAGACTGGGCAGGTACGGATTTGGGTGCATACCTCGCTAGGCAGCTGTacgctgcgtcgcagcagCATCCAGGAGTGCTGGGGCCTTTGATTGCGAGTATACCGGCCGATGTGCATGCAGTGCTGGACGAGACGCTTCAGAAACATAGTGTCCAGATTGTGTAG
- the SSD1 gene encoding Translational repressor (COG:J; EggNog:ENOG503NWBH), whose translation MWSKDEHSFPGTTPNPTSSDPEQMAADRVQRINSSQEQLLQAQLQQLGIGTTDSMLDSLHNPSAYQTPFLAADASPLRNIPQGSAQWNMPMNGLSSNTPWNPTPMPPLQHRRGASDVNAAFRFPSSQPAYQRADDLPPRTSSPSYTSGMEQQRQALQQQIDQLQLQQEQLLRQQNFVSLLPSVHEYASPPRGAHRRIQSHSATTGLGAFDLLSQRSAYADARSGWNAAPGMVPFAESTSRSNFSFPPRRTTSESVGARHGAVGSEVPPRGHTRHASYQLASELSPEYLIAGGGMLHLATMGTNNEFSDDSFTESPAKHNRSSSMSSALLSWRPGTPNADPLQNLSQAQAQLAALHRSRQQAGPGTHSRSASYSGGRTPSQGQVRKALFGSYLPQASLPPLLLTGKLVVGILRVNKRNRSDAWVTTEVLEHDIFISGSKDRNRALEGDLVAVELLDPQEVWQTKRDKVDKKKRKEESQADCAPDSRRMEKVRDDIEVEGALLGLVADEEESENSPPALAGHVVAIVERTPGQIFPGTLALLRPSSAATKEKQQTERHADEKEPEKASRPKIIWFRPSDKRVPLIAIPADQAPPDFWDESPAFNTCLFVAGIKRWPITSLHPFGAMVDRLGQIGTLEAEFEALLRTHCNALASAFSEAALKSIAQCKVPAHEYADRASFGPTQGSPTSKAAVFSLQDNRLQDTAFSVEIRDDAFCVGVHIADVCAHVRPGSALDREAKKRGETVDLVHKAYDMLPPALGERVGLHPGKDRLAYSVVFTLANDDAEVWIGKSVVHVQERLTEAALDARTSPPFQQLKQYTSRLRAERIAQGALLHTRPHLAFALDKHGSPTAVHVVQHSTHELILRANRAIAFRIAAALPNAALLLRQDAPQGRAMDALCSQLRALGIQEAVSTATLPSIIASLDAPARNVADALLANAMDAPKFYCTGMVDIAKFAHYTLPAPLYTQCCAPLHSYADLCVQRQLETVLQNATQDAESVAKIAQQSNSKHQATLAAKAQCEHLYLCQLICTWSAMHGLLRRTATVMAVSKTFFDILIPDLGVEKRIYLDCLPLETYTYDAPRSCLYLTWRRGIHSLQYFSTSVHDAHIAQLWATLQDSVQTAPHEGETLQHIRPLAQLEVYIAAELEKSPPILKVFAENPFAR comes from the coding sequence ATGTGGAGCAAAGACGAGCACTCTTTCCCTGGCACCACCCCCAACCCCACGTCGAGCGATCCGGAGCAAATGGCCGCTGATCGAGTACAGCGAATCAACTCCTCGCAGGAGCAGCTTTTACAAGCGCAGCTACagcagctcggcatcgGCACAACTGACTCCATGCTGGATTCGCTGCACAACCCATCCGCGTATCAAACACCGTTTCTTGCTGCCGATGCCAGTCCGCTGCGGAACATTCCGCAGGGCAGCGCGCAGTGGAATATGCCCATGAACGGCTTGTCGAGCAATACCCCTTGGAACCCCACTCCCATGCCACCACTCcagcatcggcgcggcgcgagcgatgTGAATGCGGCATTCCGCTTCCCTTCTTCCCAGCCCGCCTACCAGCGCGCGGACGATTTGCCTCCGCGCACGTCCAGCCCATCCTATACCTCGGGCATGGaacagcagcgccaagcccTCCAACAACAAATTGATCAGCTGCAACTGCAGCAGGAGCAGCTTCTGCGCCAGCAAAACTTTGTGTCGCTGCTTCCGTCCGTGCATGAGTATGCCtctccgccgcgcggcgcccacCGCAGGATCCAGAGCCACTCTGCGACCACTGGCCTTGGCGCATTTGACTTGCTTTCACAGCGTTCTGCGTACGCAGACGCACGCAGCGGATGGAATGCTGCGCCCGGCATGGTGCCGTTCGCGGagagcacgtcgcgctccaacTTTAGCTTTccaccgcggcgcaccacaAGCGAGTCTGTCGGCGCtcgccacggcgcggtcGGCTCTGAAGTGCCGCCACGCGGACATACGCGCCATGCGTCATACCAGCTTGCCTCCGAGCTTTCTCCCGAGTACCTCATTGCCGGTGGCGGCATGCTTCACCTCGCCACGATGGGCACAAACAACGAGTTTTCCGACGACAGTTTCACCGAGTCGCCTGCCAAGCACAACCGATCCAGCAGCATGTCCAGTGCACTTTTGTCATGGCGCCCAGGCACGCCAAATGCCGACCCACTGCAGAATTTATCCCAAGCCCAAGCCCAGCTCGCGGCACTTCACCGCAGCAGGCAGCAGGCCGGCCCCGGGACTcattcgcgcagcgcatcctACTCTGGCGGGCGCACACCCAGCCAAGGCCaggtgcgcaaggcacTCTTCGGCAGCTACCTTCCGCAAGCGAGCCTCCCCCCTTTGCTGCTCACGGGCAAGCTTGTTGTCGGTATCCTGCGCGTGAACAAGCGCAACCGCAGCGACGCGTGGGTCACCACTGAGGTCCTGGAGCATGATATCTTTATCAGCGGCTCCAAAGACAGGAACAGGGCACTGGAAGGGGATTTGGTCGccgtcgagctcctcgatcCCCAAGAAGTCTGGCAGAccaagcgcgacaaggtcgacaagaagaagcgcaaagaagaGAGCCAAGCCGATTGTGCGCCGGACAGCCGGCGCATGGAAaaggtgcgcgacgatATTGAAGTCGAAGGCGCACTGCTCGGCCTTGTTGccgacgaggaagaaaGCGAAAACAGCCCGCCCGCTTTGGCCGGTCATGTGGTAGCGAttgtcgagcgcacgcCCGGCCAAATCTTTCCCGGCACACTTGCGCTTCTCCgcccgagcagcgcagcgaccaAGGAAAAGCAGCAAACAGAGCGTCATGCCGATGAAAAAGAGCCGGAAAAAGCGTCGCGCCCCAAGATTATTTGGTTCCGCCCGTCGGACAAGCGTGTGCCGCTGATTGCCATTCCCGCCGACCAGGCGCCGCCGGATTTCTGGGATGAGAGCCCTGCATTCAACACGTGTCTTTTCGTCGCTGGCATCAAGCGGTGGCCGATCACGTCGCTGCATCCGTTTGGCGCCATGGTAGACCGACTTGGACAGATCGGGACCTTGGAGGCTGAGTTTGAAGCGCTCTTGCGCACCCACTGCAATGCGCTCGCCTCCGCCTTTTCCGAGGCTGCCCTCAAAAGCATCGCGCAGTGCAAAGTGCCGGCGCACGAGTATGCCGATCGTGCTTCATTTGGCCCTACGCAAGGCTCCCCCACGTCAAAAGCAGCCGTCTTTTCTCTCCAGGACAACCGGCTGCAGGACACGGCGTTTAGCGTGGAAATACGCGACGATGCTTTTTGTGTTGGCGTGCACATCGCCGACGTTTGTGCTCATGTTCGCCCGGGcagtgcgctggatcgcgaagcaaagaagcgcggcgaAACTGTCGATTTAGTGCACAAGGCGTACGACATGCTGCCGcccgcgctcggcgagcgcgttGGTTTGCATCCCGGCAAGGACCGTCTGGCATACTCGGTTGTGTTTACCCTGGCCAACGACGATGCCGAGGTATGGATCGGCAAATCCGTCGTGCATGTCCAGGAGCGGCTCACGGAAGCTGCCTTGGATGCACGCACCTCGCCTCCGTTCCAGCAACTCAAGCAATATACCAGCCGGCTGCGTGCGGAGCGTATTGCGCAAGGGGCACTGCTGCATACACGGCCGCACCTCGCCTTTGCCTTGGACAAGCACGGGTCTCCTACAGCCGTGCATGtcgtgcagcacagcaCCCACGAGCTCATTTTGCGTGCCAACCGTGCTATTGCGTTCCGAATTGCAGCGGCACTTCCAAACGCAGCGCTGTTGCTCcgccaagacgcgccgcaaggccGCGCGATGGATGCACTTTGCAGCCAGCTtcgtgcgcttggcattCAAGAAGCGGTGTCTACCGCGACGCTTCCCTCGATTATCGCTTCGCTAGACGCGCCGGCACGGAACGTGGCcgatgcactgcttgcCAACgcgatggatgcgccgaAATTCTACTGCACTGGCATGGTCGATATCGCCAAGTTTGCGCACTACACGTTGCCCGCTCCTTTGTACACGCAGTGCTGCGCTCCTTTGCACAGCTACGCGGATCTCTGTGTCCAGCGCCAGCTCGAAACTGTGCTGCAGAATGCGACACAGGATGCGGAATCTGTTGCCAAGATTGCACAGCAGAGCAACAGCAAACACCAAGCGACACTGGCTGCCAAGGCCCAATGTGAACACCTGTACCTTTGCCAGCTCATTTGTACGTGGTCAGCCATGCATGGGTTGCTTCGCCGCACGGCGACTGTTATGGCGGTGAGCAAGACCTTTTTCGATATTCTCATCCCCGATCTGGGCGTCGAGAAGCGCATCTATTTGGATTGTTTGCCGCTGGAGACCTACACTTACGACGCGCCCCGCTCTTGTCTTTACTTGACTTGGCGACGCGGTATTCATTCACTCCAATACTTTTCAACATCCGTCCACGAtgcgcacattgcgcagctctgGGCAACACTTCAAGATTCGGTACAGACGGCGCCCCATGAGggcgagacgctgcagcatatCCGGCCCCTTGCACAGCTAGAAGTATACAtcgccgccgagcttgaAAAGAGCCCGCCGATTCTGAAGGTGTTTGCTGAAAATCCATTTGCACGATAG